The following nucleotide sequence is from Drosophila takahashii strain IR98-3 E-12201 chromosome 3L, DtakHiC1v2, whole genome shotgun sequence.
TAACTTTGGTCTGGTTTTTGTACGAATTGCGCAGTTTCTTTTCATTAACAATTAATTTCTGCGACATCTTAAAGGTAGTCACGATACTCCATTTTCAGCTGAATGACAATAAAGTCAGAAAGTATTCTCATTTAAAAGCAACTTCTGGCCACAATCATGAAAACGCCAAACGTAAACAAACCCACGGAAGAGTCTCAAAGTTCTTCGCTGGAATCACTCCACTCTGTAGGATACACagttataaaaacattttaaaattccgTATAATAATGATTCTTTTTACAGTTCAATAGCGACTCCGAAAGAGAAGAGTTACATGGTACAAGACGTAATAAACGGAATCTAAGTAAAGTCGCCGAATTGGAGGACAGGTTAGCAGTTAGTGAGAAAAAAAAGATCAGGCTTTACGAAGTTATTATTAGAGACAAggacaatttaataaaagcgATCACCGAAACAAAGGACTTAAGCATCAAAATTAACGATTTGCAGAATGCgattaactttaaaaactcATCAAATTTTAACAATGCTCAAGAAGGTTCAACAAACTTTGTTTCGAATTCTTCTAAGTTAAGTCATTGGAATAGCGAAAATTTCACTCGAATTCAAAAGGAGATAATGGAAAACCAAATTGAGTCGCAAACGAAACAAATCGCTGAGTTGAAATTAAATCTTCAAGAAAGGGATGCTACAATCGCCGAGtttaaatcgaaaattgaagaaaaggagaaattggaagaaaatttcaagAAAGAAAAAGGTTGTCTGAGAGCTAAAATTGCCCAACTTGAACTTAAAGCTAAAATCATCTCTACTAAGCCCAATGAGAAAGATAAGCAAGTAAAAGAAGCCTCCTCGGCGCTTAATTTAACAGAAAACCCCAAAGTAAGAATGGTTGTGGGACTGAAATTTGGTCCATCCAAGACAGTATTTGAAGATATTCCGTCTGCTGGTTCGGATTGGATAGTCATTCAGCGGCGTCTCAATGGTCAGCTGAATTTTAATCAATATTCGCCAGTGGCATATGATAATGGTTTTGGTGATTTAAGTAAAGAGTTCTGGATGGGTTTTGAATTCATACATCAACTGACTAATACCCAAACACACGAGTTGTATGTTCAACTTGTAGATTTTAACAACCAAACCATTTTTGCCAGATACGATAATTTTGTTGTTGGAAGCAAAGATGAGAAGTATGTGCTAAAGTCTCTTGGTTCCTATTCGGGAAATGCTGGCGATGCTTTTCGGAGTCTTGAGAAAAATGCAGTTGTAGGAATACCATCACTTCAAGAATTACACACATGTCTATACTGGTGGCACTCAAACCAGATTCAATTGTAAGTAACATAAGTAACAAATAAGTAGGTCATAATAAGTTAATTTGtatatcttaatttttaaggtATAACAACTTAAATGCTGAATACAGCCTTTTGCCTCGTAGCGGGCTTGGGTGGGGGAATTGGAAAGATTTAAAGCGTCTGAAATCCTGCAAGATGTTGATAAGGCCAAAGACGAATTAATTCACAAGAATAGTAAATTCCATTTACAATGGTAAGAGCAAAagttatttaacatttttacattaattaaCTCAATGTTTTTATTAACGTTTAGCAACTTAACTGGTCATTCCGCAACTCTCAGCTGAAAACAATTTTCTAAAGAATTatatctgttttttttatgtgtaaTAACGTTGATTTCAGTTTGTTTCGTTCAGTTTGGTTGTGAAACAGGATAAAAATGTTTCTAGATGGCGCCAAAAAGTTAATGTAGAAAGAAATGTATATGTAATACTAAATGTAATTTGGACTGAATCAAAATCCTTCTCGTTTTGtattatcattaaaaaaacattgtataattaatttaacgaCTTTGAGTAGTGGTAAGGATTTATAGGCTTATAGATTTTGACTTGTAATAGGACTTAagatattaaatagttttaccAAGAGTGAAATGTAGGGACCGTCTTAAAATttgaaacaaataaattaacatgATCTTAAAAGGTTCTATTTGAACAAGAATTATGACTGTTTATTCCCTAAATTTGGTCTAGTTTAAATGTTATActtatattttccaaataatATGATTGAACGTAACCCTTATTATTGCAATTCAAATTGGTTTTATGAGGTAATGAGACATAATTTTGCAGTCAGCGGaatctgttaaaaaaatacttgacAAACGAAACCAACAGCAGCCCAATAAAAGACAGAATTGAGCATGAGTATGTGTCGGATCTTTATGCTCCTGCCGACAGCAACCCGGCAAccaataaaacttttaatggCCCGCTAAATGGCTTCAAAGCGAAAACAAAGCTGTTAAAATGAGCGCAAGCCACTTCGACCAAGTCGATTCACAGGAGGCACGCTCCACAAAttccaaatttaaatgttccaCATCAATTGCAATTATTCTTTGTTACTGTCTTTGCATTTGTCATCTTTGTCgtgtaaattattaatttgaaatttcatAATTAACTGAGGTTGTTTACCCAGTTTGTTTGAAGTCTAGTAAGCGGTTTTCTGGCCCATGTCGGTATTTGcatacataatttttaaacattttttgtgaCCAGGATAAAGTTAATGGAGCTTATAATTTAaccaattttaaatacatttttaaaagcctCTGGCCAAGTTGGCTATTTAACATGTAAATCATGTTTCTCCCGAGAAAATTGAATGTCTTATAATTAGATGTTCCCGGGATATAACACAAGTCTTTGTCATCGTTATCACAATCGCCAACGTTATCGGAGTAAACGCATTATCATCATTAAACACTTGCTGCAATTATGGCGCTAATTGAATTTCTAAATGAATATAATGActcggcaacaacaaaaacaaacgcaAGCGCAGCACAATAGACCAGGATATACTGTTTTGTGGCCTAGCATCTCCTTTACAACGCcgtgaaaattataaatataattgacaTTGGATAACGACTCCTTGATGCCCTTTTTGTGGATGGACAACCCTCggtaatttacaattttaaaacattttataataagtatttatgaattttatatttaggcttgatacaaaattaaaagtttcattaaattattttattttacaatatcaaattgttttctatttaatttataaaatattttgaaagaaatCAATACAAAAGCATccaattcaaatttatttaataactatttttgaaacttgtgtaatatttatagtttattttcattaacttTATACCTTAAATCTACGgaaagtaaataattttttttgttaaatatttttttaaaagtttttatggcttattaaaaattttatgttaATAAAGGTTACTAATTCTCTTTGTATTTTTCCTTCAAAgcctttacaaaatattatactaCAGTTTTCCACTTTTATTTCCTTGTTAGCAGCACAAACCCAGGCGGAAACCCAACAAGGCCCAAGTCCCAAGAATCAAGAATCCTGCCAGCCAGCTCTGAATGAAAAGGACGAGACTGCTGTAATTAGGTTAAACACACACGTGGCTCCAAGTGCCTTTCTGCGAGTGTGCCAGTGTGTGGCCAGGCTGGAGATAAAACGCTGCAAAAATGAGGtgagaaaatgaaataaaacaacCAACGGCTGGCGCAACGAATAAAAATGGCGCGTAATTTGCACGTTTAACCGCATGACAGCGAAAAAAATTACACAACCCATGCACAATAGACAAAGTTACAAACACGTACGCATCCTGACAGTGCCGTTTTTCAGGGGGATTTTCATAGGTTCGGAAAAATAGTTTGTTTACTATTTGAAAGTCAAATACTAGACTGGTCCAAAGctttccatttatttatgaTTGCCACGAATTACCTTGTAATCGTCATtggtttttcaattaattttgaattaatcAGTTGTATTTTCCTCCGAAATTTACGAACAAGTTAAggctaagaaaatatatttaagaacgctctCGAATAATACCAAAAGCTAAtgataattgtaatttatttttagcaggACAATGGTCCCCCTTTTAAAAGTCCTGCCGCCGGCACTGTTTCCTCGT
It contains:
- the LOC138913182 gene encoding fibroleukin-like isoform X2, coding for MKTPNVNKPTEESQSSSLESLHSFNSDSEREELHGTRRNKRNLSKVAELEDRLAVSEKKKIRLYEVIIRDKDNLIKAITETKDLSIKINDLQNAINFKNSSNFNNAQEGSTNFVSNSSKLSHWNSENFTRIQKEIMENQIESQTKQIAELKLNLQERDATIAEFKSKIEEKEKLEENFKKEKGCLRAKIAQLELKAKIISTKPNEKDKQVKEASSALNLTENPKVRMVVGLKFGPSKTVFEDIPSAGSDWIVIQRRLNGQLNFNQYSPVAYDNGFGDLSKEFWMGFEFIHQLTNTQTHELYVQLVDFNNQTIFARYDNFVVGSKDEKYVLKSLGSYSGNAGDAFRSLEKNAVVGIPSLQELHTCLYWWHSNQIQLYNNLNAEYSLLPRSGLGWGNWKDLKRLKSCKMLIRPKTN